One genomic segment of Stigmatopora argus isolate UIUO_Sarg chromosome 1, RoL_Sarg_1.0, whole genome shotgun sequence includes these proteins:
- the fmnl3 gene encoding formin-like protein 3 isoform X1 — MGNIESVDGQSEMKHQIMPLKVPMPDPTELEEKFAIVLNSMNLPPDKARLLRQYDNEKKWDLICDQERFQVKNPPHAYIEKIRGYLDPSVTRKKFRRRVQESTKVLRELEISLRTNHIGWVREFLNDENRGLDVLVEYLSFAQCAVMLDFEGLENVEDGFLEKAKSWNRSIEDLHQPFCNTLVRSARQSVLRYGTISSNKTIKNSRLVSQKDDVHVCIMCLRAIMNYQYGFNMVMSHAHAVNEIALSLNNKSSRTKALVLELLAAVCLVRGGHEIILSAFDNFKEVCKEKQRFERLMDNFRSEEGNIDFMVACMQFINIVVHSVEDMNFRVHLQFEFTKLGLDDYLEKCKHTESDKLSVQIQAYLDNVFDVGGLLEDAETKNAALEKVEELEEHLSHVTEKLLEVENETMMKVADLEKILLQKDKDLQAIRETYESTNTQVNTLRRIIKEKDVAFQRHFNIERRLLELEQQGTIRLHKKADGEIAIEPLAVCGSGSDKAGAAGVGVPLADISTQSLGPSPVVTEPGALDPSLPSASEAPPPPPPPPPPPPPLPSASTYCVPTPPPPPPPPPPLPEASPSVILSVGLSAIRIKKPIKTKFRLPVFNWTALKPNQINGTVFNEIDDERVLEELDLERFEELFKTRAQGPIVDLACTKNKVAQKTVNKVTLLDTNRSKNLAITLRKANKTTEEICKAIEKFDLKALPVDFVECLMRFLPTEAEVKLMRQYERERRPLDQLAEEDRFMLLFSKIERLTQRMNIITFVGNFTDNIGMLTPQLNAIIAASGSVKSSPKLKRMLEIILALGNYMNSSKRGCVYGFKLQSLDLLLDTKSTDRKMTLLHYIALIVKEKYLELANFYNELHFVDKAAAVSLENVLLDVRELGKGMELIRRECSLHDHSVLKGFVQASETQLEKLQRDAKTAEEAFNNVVNYFGESAKTTPPSVFFPVFVRFIKAYKDAVEDNELRKKQEEAMREKLLAQEAKQHDSKVQAQKKRNQQQELIAELRKRQAKDHRSVYEGKDGTIEDIITVLKSVPFTARTAKRGSRFFCEANLCDEANC; from the exons atgGGTAATATTGAAAGTGTGGATGGCCAGTCGGAGATGAAGCATCAGATTATGCCCTTGAAGGTGCCAATGCCGGACCCCACCGAACTGGAGGAGAAGTTTGCCATCGTTTTG AACTCTATGAATCTTCCTCCAGACAAAGCACGGCTTCTCAGGCAGTATGACAACGAGAAGAAATGGGACCTGATTTGTGACCAG GAGAGGTTTCAAGTAAAGAATCCACCTCACGCTTACATCGAGAAAATACGAGGTTACTTAGACCCCAGTGTCACGAGAAAG AAGTTCCGCAGGAGGGTACAAGAGTCAACTAAAGTTTTAAGGGAGCTGGAGATATCTTTGAGAACAAACCACATAGG GTGGGTCAGGGAGTTCCTCAACGATGAGAACAGAGGTCTTGACGTCTTGGTGGAGTACCTCTCCTTTGCGCAGTGTGCTGTCAT GTTGGATTTTGAAGGGCTGGAGAATGTGGAGGATGGCTTCTTGGAGAAGGCTAAATCTTGGAACAGATCCATAGAGGATTTGCATCAGCCCTTCTGCAACACACTGGTGCGCTCGGCCCGCCAGTCTGTCCTCCG CTATGGCACCATCTCcagcaacaaaacaatcaaGAACTCACGACTTGTGAGCCAGAAGGATGATGTCCATGTGTGCATCATGTGCTTAAGAGCAATTATGAACTACCAG TATGGCTTCAATATGGTTATGTCTCACGCACACGCTGTCAATGAAATTGCTCTCAGTTTGAACAATAAAAGCTCACG GACAAAAGCGTTGGTCCTTGAGCTGCTAGCTGCTGTCTGTCTTGTTCGAGGAGGCCACGAGATCATCCTGTCAGCCTTTGACAACTTCAAAGAG GTGTGTAAAGAGAAGCAACGTTTTGAGCGCCTGATGGATAACTTCCGCAGCGAGGAGGGAAACATCGACTTTATG GTTGCCTGCATGCAGTTCATCAACATTGTGGTCCACTCGGTGGAGGACATGAACTTCAGAGTCCACCTGCAGTTTGAATTCACTAAGCTCGGCCTTGATGACTACCTTGAG AAATGCAAACACACTGAGAGCGACAAGCTGTCGGTGCAGATTCAGGCCTATCTGGACAATGTGTTCGATGTGGGCGGACTGCTTGAAGATGCTGAGACCAAGAATGCAGCACTGGAAAAGGTAGAGGAACTGGAGGAGCACCTGTCTCAT GTGACCGAGAAGCTCCTGGAGGTTGAGAATGAAACAATGATGAAGGTAGCCGACTTGGAGAAGATTCTCCTCCAGAAGGATAAAGATCTTCAAGCCATACGG GAGACGTACGAGTCTACCAACACGCAAGTAAACACCCTGCGGAGGATAATCAAGGAGAAGGACGTCGCCTTCCAGAGGCACTTCAACATTGAGAGGCGGCTGCTGGAGCTGGAGCAACAAGGGACCATCCGCTTGCACAAGAAAGCCGACGGAGAAATTGCCATCGAGCCACTTGCCGTCTGTGGCTCAGGCTCAGACAAGGCGGGTGCTGCTGGCGTCGGCGTCCCCCTGGCTGATATCAGCACGCAGTCTTTGGGTCCATCGCCGGTCGTAACGGAACCGGGGGCACTTGATCCCAGTTTGCCATCGGCCAGCGAGGCTCCACCCCCACCTCCTCCgccacctccacctcctcctccacttCCTTCAGCCTCAA CCTACTGTGTACCCACTCCGCCACCCCCACCGCCACCACCTCCTCCTCTACCTGAAGCGTCTCCTTCAGTGATCTTGAGTGTCGGTCTCTCAG CTATAAGGATCAAGAAACCCATCAAGACTAAGTTCCGCCTCCCTGTGTTTAACTGGACTGCTCTAAAGCCCAATCAGATCAATGGAactgtttttaatgaaattgaTGATGAACGGGTGCTAGAG GAACTGGATTTGGAGAGGTTTGAGGAGCTTTTTAAAACGCGTGCACAAGGTCCTATTGTGGACCTGGCGTGCACAAAGAACAAAGTTGCTCAGAAAACGGTCAACAAAGTTACGCTGCTGGACACCAATCGCTCCAAGAACTTGGCCATCACACTGAGAAAGGCCAACAAAACCACAGAGGAGATTTGCAAAGCAATAGAGAA ATTCGATCTGAAAGCCTTACCTGTGGACTTTGTGGAGTGTTTGATGCGCTTCCTTCCCACCGAGGCCGAGGTCAAGCTAATGCGCCAGTACGAACGGGAGCGGCGTCCGCTGGACCAGCTGGCTGAGGAGGACCGCTTCATGCTCCTCTTCAGCAAGATTGAAAGGCTCACGCAAAGGATGAATATCATCACCTTCGTGGGGAACTTCACTGACAACATCGGCATGCTCACGCCGCAACTCAACGCCATCATTGCTGCTTCCGGCTCTGTCAAATCCTCGCCAAAGTTAAAAAGAATGCTAGag ATAATCTTAGCCTTGGGCAACTATATGAACAGCAGTAAGCGCGGTTGCGTTTATGGCTTCAAATTGCAAAGTCTTGATCTG CTGCTAGACACCAAGTCGACAGACCGGAAAATGACTCTGCTCCACTACATAGCTCTTATTGTGAAAGAAAAATATCTGGAACTGGCCAACTTTTATAATGAACTGCACTTTGTGGATAAAGCTGCAGCAG TGTCGCTGGAAAACGTTCTCCTGGATGTGCGAGAACTGGGAAAAGGCATGGAGCTGATCCGGAGAGAATGTAGCCTCCATGACCACTCGGTCCTTAAGGGCTTTGTCCAGGCCAGCGAGACCCAGCTGGAGAAGCTGCAGAGGGATGCCAAGACAGCTGAG GAAGCCTTCAATAATGTGGTCAACTACTTTGGAGAGAGCGCCAAGACCACTCCACCCTCGGTGTTCTTCCCCGTTTTTGTGCGCTTCATCAAGGCCTACAAG GATGCAGTGGAGGACAACGAACTAAGGAAAAAGCAGGAAGAAGCCATGAGAGAAAAGTTATTGGCTCAAGAGGCTAAACAGCATGACTCTAAG GTTCAAGCCCAGAAGAAGAGGAACCAACAACAGGAGCTCATTGCTGAGCTGCGTAAGCGTCAGGCCAAAGACCACCGGTCCGTGTACGAGGGGAAGGATGGCACCATCGAGGACATCATCACAG TACTGAAGAGCGTGCCCTTCACAGCCCGCACGGCTAAACGTGGCTCACGGTTCTTCTGTGAAGCCAACCTCTGCGACGAAGCCAACTGCTAg
- the fmnl3 gene encoding formin-like protein 3 isoform X2, translating to MGNIESVDGQSEMKHQIMPLKVPMPDPTELEEKFAIVLNSMNLPPDKARLLRQYDNEKKWDLICDQERFQVKNPPHAYIEKIRGYLDPSVTRKKFRRRVQESTKVLRELEISLRTNHIGWVREFLNDENRGLDVLVEYLSFAQCAVMLDFEGLENVEDGFLEKAKSWNRSIEDLHQPFCNTLVRSARQSVLRYGTISSNKTIKNSRLVSQKDDVHVCIMCLRAIMNYQYGFNMVMSHAHAVNEIALSLNNKSSRTKALVLELLAAVCLVRGGHEIILSAFDNFKEVCKEKQRFERLMDNFRSEEGNIDFMVACMQFINIVVHSVEDMNFRVHLQFEFTKLGLDDYLEKCKHTESDKLSVQIQAYLDNVFDVGGLLEDAETKNAALEKVEELEEHLSHVTEKLLEVENETMMKVADLEKILLQKDKDLQAIRETYESTNTQVNTLRRIIKEKDVAFQRHFNIERRLLELEQQGTIRLHKKADGEIAIEPLAVCGSGSDKAGAAGVGVPLADISTQSLGPSPVVTEPGALDPSLPSASEAPPPPPPPPPPPPPLPSASTYCVPTPPPPPPPPPPLPEASPSVILSVGLSAIRIKKPIKTKFRLPVFNWTALKPNQINGTVFNEIDDERVLEELDLERFEELFKTRAQGPIVDLACTKNKVAQKTVNKVTLLDTNRSKNLAITLRKANKTTEEICKAIEKFDLKALPVDFVECLMRFLPTEAEVKLMRQYERERRPLDQLAEEDRFMLLFSKIERLTQRMNIITFVGNFTDNIGMLTPQLNAIIAASGSVKSSPKLKRMLEIILALGNYMNSSKRGCVYGFKLQSLDLLLDTKSTDRKMTLLHYIALIVKEKYLELANFYNELHFVDKAAAVSLENVLLDVRELGKGMELIRRECSLHDHSVLKGFVQASETQLEKLQRDAKTAEEAFNNVVNYFGESAKTTPPSVFFPVFVRFIKAYKDAVEDNELRKKQEEAMREKLLAQEAKQHDSKVQAQKKRNQQQELIAELRKRQAKDHRSVYEGKDGTIEDIITDLRNQPYLRADALIRNGWKRP from the exons atgGGTAATATTGAAAGTGTGGATGGCCAGTCGGAGATGAAGCATCAGATTATGCCCTTGAAGGTGCCAATGCCGGACCCCACCGAACTGGAGGAGAAGTTTGCCATCGTTTTG AACTCTATGAATCTTCCTCCAGACAAAGCACGGCTTCTCAGGCAGTATGACAACGAGAAGAAATGGGACCTGATTTGTGACCAG GAGAGGTTTCAAGTAAAGAATCCACCTCACGCTTACATCGAGAAAATACGAGGTTACTTAGACCCCAGTGTCACGAGAAAG AAGTTCCGCAGGAGGGTACAAGAGTCAACTAAAGTTTTAAGGGAGCTGGAGATATCTTTGAGAACAAACCACATAGG GTGGGTCAGGGAGTTCCTCAACGATGAGAACAGAGGTCTTGACGTCTTGGTGGAGTACCTCTCCTTTGCGCAGTGTGCTGTCAT GTTGGATTTTGAAGGGCTGGAGAATGTGGAGGATGGCTTCTTGGAGAAGGCTAAATCTTGGAACAGATCCATAGAGGATTTGCATCAGCCCTTCTGCAACACACTGGTGCGCTCGGCCCGCCAGTCTGTCCTCCG CTATGGCACCATCTCcagcaacaaaacaatcaaGAACTCACGACTTGTGAGCCAGAAGGATGATGTCCATGTGTGCATCATGTGCTTAAGAGCAATTATGAACTACCAG TATGGCTTCAATATGGTTATGTCTCACGCACACGCTGTCAATGAAATTGCTCTCAGTTTGAACAATAAAAGCTCACG GACAAAAGCGTTGGTCCTTGAGCTGCTAGCTGCTGTCTGTCTTGTTCGAGGAGGCCACGAGATCATCCTGTCAGCCTTTGACAACTTCAAAGAG GTGTGTAAAGAGAAGCAACGTTTTGAGCGCCTGATGGATAACTTCCGCAGCGAGGAGGGAAACATCGACTTTATG GTTGCCTGCATGCAGTTCATCAACATTGTGGTCCACTCGGTGGAGGACATGAACTTCAGAGTCCACCTGCAGTTTGAATTCACTAAGCTCGGCCTTGATGACTACCTTGAG AAATGCAAACACACTGAGAGCGACAAGCTGTCGGTGCAGATTCAGGCCTATCTGGACAATGTGTTCGATGTGGGCGGACTGCTTGAAGATGCTGAGACCAAGAATGCAGCACTGGAAAAGGTAGAGGAACTGGAGGAGCACCTGTCTCAT GTGACCGAGAAGCTCCTGGAGGTTGAGAATGAAACAATGATGAAGGTAGCCGACTTGGAGAAGATTCTCCTCCAGAAGGATAAAGATCTTCAAGCCATACGG GAGACGTACGAGTCTACCAACACGCAAGTAAACACCCTGCGGAGGATAATCAAGGAGAAGGACGTCGCCTTCCAGAGGCACTTCAACATTGAGAGGCGGCTGCTGGAGCTGGAGCAACAAGGGACCATCCGCTTGCACAAGAAAGCCGACGGAGAAATTGCCATCGAGCCACTTGCCGTCTGTGGCTCAGGCTCAGACAAGGCGGGTGCTGCTGGCGTCGGCGTCCCCCTGGCTGATATCAGCACGCAGTCTTTGGGTCCATCGCCGGTCGTAACGGAACCGGGGGCACTTGATCCCAGTTTGCCATCGGCCAGCGAGGCTCCACCCCCACCTCCTCCgccacctccacctcctcctccacttCCTTCAGCCTCAA CCTACTGTGTACCCACTCCGCCACCCCCACCGCCACCACCTCCTCCTCTACCTGAAGCGTCTCCTTCAGTGATCTTGAGTGTCGGTCTCTCAG CTATAAGGATCAAGAAACCCATCAAGACTAAGTTCCGCCTCCCTGTGTTTAACTGGACTGCTCTAAAGCCCAATCAGATCAATGGAactgtttttaatgaaattgaTGATGAACGGGTGCTAGAG GAACTGGATTTGGAGAGGTTTGAGGAGCTTTTTAAAACGCGTGCACAAGGTCCTATTGTGGACCTGGCGTGCACAAAGAACAAAGTTGCTCAGAAAACGGTCAACAAAGTTACGCTGCTGGACACCAATCGCTCCAAGAACTTGGCCATCACACTGAGAAAGGCCAACAAAACCACAGAGGAGATTTGCAAAGCAATAGAGAA ATTCGATCTGAAAGCCTTACCTGTGGACTTTGTGGAGTGTTTGATGCGCTTCCTTCCCACCGAGGCCGAGGTCAAGCTAATGCGCCAGTACGAACGGGAGCGGCGTCCGCTGGACCAGCTGGCTGAGGAGGACCGCTTCATGCTCCTCTTCAGCAAGATTGAAAGGCTCACGCAAAGGATGAATATCATCACCTTCGTGGGGAACTTCACTGACAACATCGGCATGCTCACGCCGCAACTCAACGCCATCATTGCTGCTTCCGGCTCTGTCAAATCCTCGCCAAAGTTAAAAAGAATGCTAGag ATAATCTTAGCCTTGGGCAACTATATGAACAGCAGTAAGCGCGGTTGCGTTTATGGCTTCAAATTGCAAAGTCTTGATCTG CTGCTAGACACCAAGTCGACAGACCGGAAAATGACTCTGCTCCACTACATAGCTCTTATTGTGAAAGAAAAATATCTGGAACTGGCCAACTTTTATAATGAACTGCACTTTGTGGATAAAGCTGCAGCAG TGTCGCTGGAAAACGTTCTCCTGGATGTGCGAGAACTGGGAAAAGGCATGGAGCTGATCCGGAGAGAATGTAGCCTCCATGACCACTCGGTCCTTAAGGGCTTTGTCCAGGCCAGCGAGACCCAGCTGGAGAAGCTGCAGAGGGATGCCAAGACAGCTGAG GAAGCCTTCAATAATGTGGTCAACTACTTTGGAGAGAGCGCCAAGACCACTCCACCCTCGGTGTTCTTCCCCGTTTTTGTGCGCTTCATCAAGGCCTACAAG GATGCAGTGGAGGACAACGAACTAAGGAAAAAGCAGGAAGAAGCCATGAGAGAAAAGTTATTGGCTCAAGAGGCTAAACAGCATGACTCTAAG GTTCAAGCCCAGAAGAAGAGGAACCAACAACAGGAGCTCATTGCTGAGCTGCGTAAGCGTCAGGCCAAAGACCACCGGTCCGTGTACGAGGGGAAGGATGGCACCATCGAGGACATCATCACAG ATCTGAGAAACCAGCCTTACCTGCGAGCTGACGCCTTGATCCGGAACGGTTGGAAGAGACCCTAA
- the fmnl3 gene encoding formin-like protein 3 isoform X4 yields the protein MGNIESVDGQSEMKHQIMPLKVPMPDPTELEEKFAIVLNSMNLPPDKARLLRQYDNEKKWDLICDQERFQVKNPPHAYIEKIRGYLDPSVTRKKFRRRVQESTKVLRELEISLRTNHIGWVREFLNDENRGLDVLVEYLSFAQCAVIYGTISSNKTIKNSRLVSQKDDVHVCIMCLRAIMNYQYGFNMVMSHAHAVNEIALSLNNKSSRTKALVLELLAAVCLVRGGHEIILSAFDNFKEVCKEKQRFERLMDNFRSEEGNIDFMVACMQFINIVVHSVEDMNFRVHLQFEFTKLGLDDYLEKCKHTESDKLSVQIQAYLDNVFDVGGLLEDAETKNAALEKVEELEEHLSHVTEKLLEVENETMMKVADLEKILLQKDKDLQAIRETYESTNTQVNTLRRIIKEKDVAFQRHFNIERRLLELEQQGTIRLHKKADGEIAIEPLAVCGSGSDKAGAAGVGVPLADISTQSLGPSPVVTEPGALDPSLPSASEAPPPPPPPPPPPPPLPSASTYCVPTPPPPPPPPPPLPEASPSVILSVGLSAIRIKKPIKTKFRLPVFNWTALKPNQINGTVFNEIDDERVLEELDLERFEELFKTRAQGPIVDLACTKNKVAQKTVNKVTLLDTNRSKNLAITLRKANKTTEEICKAIEKFDLKALPVDFVECLMRFLPTEAEVKLMRQYERERRPLDQLAEEDRFMLLFSKIERLTQRMNIITFVGNFTDNIGMLTPQLNAIIAASGSVKSSPKLKRMLEIILALGNYMNSSKRGCVYGFKLQSLDLLLDTKSTDRKMTLLHYIALIVKEKYLELANFYNELHFVDKAAAVSLENVLLDVRELGKGMELIRRECSLHDHSVLKGFVQASETQLEKLQRDAKTAEEAFNNVVNYFGESAKTTPPSVFFPVFVRFIKAYKDAVEDNELRKKQEEAMREKLLAQEAKQHDSKVQAQKKRNQQQELIAELRKRQAKDHRSVYEGKDGTIEDIITVLKSVPFTARTAKRGSRFFCEANLCDEANC from the exons atgGGTAATATTGAAAGTGTGGATGGCCAGTCGGAGATGAAGCATCAGATTATGCCCTTGAAGGTGCCAATGCCGGACCCCACCGAACTGGAGGAGAAGTTTGCCATCGTTTTG AACTCTATGAATCTTCCTCCAGACAAAGCACGGCTTCTCAGGCAGTATGACAACGAGAAGAAATGGGACCTGATTTGTGACCAG GAGAGGTTTCAAGTAAAGAATCCACCTCACGCTTACATCGAGAAAATACGAGGTTACTTAGACCCCAGTGTCACGAGAAAG AAGTTCCGCAGGAGGGTACAAGAGTCAACTAAAGTTTTAAGGGAGCTGGAGATATCTTTGAGAACAAACCACATAGG GTGGGTCAGGGAGTTCCTCAACGATGAGAACAGAGGTCTTGACGTCTTGGTGGAGTACCTCTCCTTTGCGCAGTGTGCTGTCAT CTATGGCACCATCTCcagcaacaaaacaatcaaGAACTCACGACTTGTGAGCCAGAAGGATGATGTCCATGTGTGCATCATGTGCTTAAGAGCAATTATGAACTACCAG TATGGCTTCAATATGGTTATGTCTCACGCACACGCTGTCAATGAAATTGCTCTCAGTTTGAACAATAAAAGCTCACG GACAAAAGCGTTGGTCCTTGAGCTGCTAGCTGCTGTCTGTCTTGTTCGAGGAGGCCACGAGATCATCCTGTCAGCCTTTGACAACTTCAAAGAG GTGTGTAAAGAGAAGCAACGTTTTGAGCGCCTGATGGATAACTTCCGCAGCGAGGAGGGAAACATCGACTTTATG GTTGCCTGCATGCAGTTCATCAACATTGTGGTCCACTCGGTGGAGGACATGAACTTCAGAGTCCACCTGCAGTTTGAATTCACTAAGCTCGGCCTTGATGACTACCTTGAG AAATGCAAACACACTGAGAGCGACAAGCTGTCGGTGCAGATTCAGGCCTATCTGGACAATGTGTTCGATGTGGGCGGACTGCTTGAAGATGCTGAGACCAAGAATGCAGCACTGGAAAAGGTAGAGGAACTGGAGGAGCACCTGTCTCAT GTGACCGAGAAGCTCCTGGAGGTTGAGAATGAAACAATGATGAAGGTAGCCGACTTGGAGAAGATTCTCCTCCAGAAGGATAAAGATCTTCAAGCCATACGG GAGACGTACGAGTCTACCAACACGCAAGTAAACACCCTGCGGAGGATAATCAAGGAGAAGGACGTCGCCTTCCAGAGGCACTTCAACATTGAGAGGCGGCTGCTGGAGCTGGAGCAACAAGGGACCATCCGCTTGCACAAGAAAGCCGACGGAGAAATTGCCATCGAGCCACTTGCCGTCTGTGGCTCAGGCTCAGACAAGGCGGGTGCTGCTGGCGTCGGCGTCCCCCTGGCTGATATCAGCACGCAGTCTTTGGGTCCATCGCCGGTCGTAACGGAACCGGGGGCACTTGATCCCAGTTTGCCATCGGCCAGCGAGGCTCCACCCCCACCTCCTCCgccacctccacctcctcctccacttCCTTCAGCCTCAA CCTACTGTGTACCCACTCCGCCACCCCCACCGCCACCACCTCCTCCTCTACCTGAAGCGTCTCCTTCAGTGATCTTGAGTGTCGGTCTCTCAG CTATAAGGATCAAGAAACCCATCAAGACTAAGTTCCGCCTCCCTGTGTTTAACTGGACTGCTCTAAAGCCCAATCAGATCAATGGAactgtttttaatgaaattgaTGATGAACGGGTGCTAGAG GAACTGGATTTGGAGAGGTTTGAGGAGCTTTTTAAAACGCGTGCACAAGGTCCTATTGTGGACCTGGCGTGCACAAAGAACAAAGTTGCTCAGAAAACGGTCAACAAAGTTACGCTGCTGGACACCAATCGCTCCAAGAACTTGGCCATCACACTGAGAAAGGCCAACAAAACCACAGAGGAGATTTGCAAAGCAATAGAGAA ATTCGATCTGAAAGCCTTACCTGTGGACTTTGTGGAGTGTTTGATGCGCTTCCTTCCCACCGAGGCCGAGGTCAAGCTAATGCGCCAGTACGAACGGGAGCGGCGTCCGCTGGACCAGCTGGCTGAGGAGGACCGCTTCATGCTCCTCTTCAGCAAGATTGAAAGGCTCACGCAAAGGATGAATATCATCACCTTCGTGGGGAACTTCACTGACAACATCGGCATGCTCACGCCGCAACTCAACGCCATCATTGCTGCTTCCGGCTCTGTCAAATCCTCGCCAAAGTTAAAAAGAATGCTAGag ATAATCTTAGCCTTGGGCAACTATATGAACAGCAGTAAGCGCGGTTGCGTTTATGGCTTCAAATTGCAAAGTCTTGATCTG CTGCTAGACACCAAGTCGACAGACCGGAAAATGACTCTGCTCCACTACATAGCTCTTATTGTGAAAGAAAAATATCTGGAACTGGCCAACTTTTATAATGAACTGCACTTTGTGGATAAAGCTGCAGCAG TGTCGCTGGAAAACGTTCTCCTGGATGTGCGAGAACTGGGAAAAGGCATGGAGCTGATCCGGAGAGAATGTAGCCTCCATGACCACTCGGTCCTTAAGGGCTTTGTCCAGGCCAGCGAGACCCAGCTGGAGAAGCTGCAGAGGGATGCCAAGACAGCTGAG GAAGCCTTCAATAATGTGGTCAACTACTTTGGAGAGAGCGCCAAGACCACTCCACCCTCGGTGTTCTTCCCCGTTTTTGTGCGCTTCATCAAGGCCTACAAG GATGCAGTGGAGGACAACGAACTAAGGAAAAAGCAGGAAGAAGCCATGAGAGAAAAGTTATTGGCTCAAGAGGCTAAACAGCATGACTCTAAG GTTCAAGCCCAGAAGAAGAGGAACCAACAACAGGAGCTCATTGCTGAGCTGCGTAAGCGTCAGGCCAAAGACCACCGGTCCGTGTACGAGGGGAAGGATGGCACCATCGAGGACATCATCACAG TACTGAAGAGCGTGCCCTTCACAGCCCGCACGGCTAAACGTGGCTCACGGTTCTTCTGTGAAGCCAACCTCTGCGACGAAGCCAACTGCTAg